The Anopheles coluzzii chromosome 2, AcolN3, whole genome shotgun sequence genome window below encodes:
- the LOC120953811 gene encoding uncharacterized protein LOC120953811, with the protein MLSSIGTYLWSNSSSVESPLSEVTFTINGIAYTAKTENLSLDTSLNTFIRNHAHLSGSKFMCLEGGCGACIVNVSGLHPVTKETKSWSANSCLLPVFACHGLDVKTVESLGNKRDGYHPIQERLAHMNGSQCGYCSPGMVMTMYSLMKSKQGAVSMEDVENALGGNICRCTGYRPILDAFKSLASVSEQELPDIEELKICPKTNTACSAKCPVAASLIEPGRPVHLVAGDDREWHKVYTLAEIFAIFSKIGTRPYMLLAGNTAHGVYRRSESLKVFIDITSVEELRNYFLRTGELIVGANVTLTEFIEILDKTAKKRPNFRYCGEIARHLRLIANPAVRNAGTIAGNLTLKNQYPQFPSDVYILLEAIGAKLIVADSLATYQAKTAQEYSQMDLTKKLLKVVSLPLTDSFNTAFRSYRVAPRAQNAHAYVNAAFLLRMASDKMIVKSATLCFGGINPKFTHASRTEKLLAGKQLFNNTTIQQAINTLASEVQSDWILPDASAEYRSGLAVSLFYKFLLSVATDNNVPLDPRFRSGSAMLQRPLSSGQQYYDTNKKNWPVTKYVPKLEGLAQTSGEAKYTNDFPPFPGELYAAFVVATQLNSTIGKIDPTEALKLPGVVAFYSAKHIPGVNNFMSDGMHFYFPDVEEIFCSGRVLFHGQPVGVIVAERFDQAVRAAKQVNIIYERISDEPICPTIKAVLTHRSKERIVSQPASSRTSQQVDVQVSKKLQGTLELAGQYHYTLEPQTCVCVPMENGMDVYAATQFIDLVQVAIAAALNVPENSLNLTVRRLGGGFGAKLTRSSHIACACALAAHLTRRPVRFIMTIEANMSTIGKRYSCVSNYQVEVDSKGKILKLANNFMQDYGCNLNENVVDDAKVVFGLSYNSSAWKVEGSSVLTDAPSNTWMRAPATTEGIAMVETIMEHIAWITGVDPMQVRLSNMPAGSKLVTLMPQFRKDVEFDKRKQAVDEFNAKNRWRKRGIAMVPMQFPLVHYGALHAQVSIYAKDGTVAISHGGIEIGQGINTKAAQVAAFTLGIPLEKIAIKPTTSMTSPNAAMTGGSMTSEVVCYAIKKACEILNTRLQPVKDELKAAPWEKITQTCYARDIDLSVLYQYKKSDLKPYSIWGLSCAEVEIDVLTGQIKLSRVDILEDTGESISPGIDVGQIEGAFVMGVGYWLTEVLVYDMSNGALLTNRSWNYKPPGAKDIPVDFRIRLIQTGDNPYGVLRSKATGEPALTMAIVVVFALRYALRSAQKDAGRPDDWIALGSASTPDQIFLKASNAYEQYKLK; encoded by the exons ATGCTTTCATCAATTGGAACGTATCTTTGGAGTAACTCGAGCTCAGTTGAAAG TCCCCTTTCTGAAGTAACGTTCACCATTAATGGGATTGCTTACACAG CCAAAACTGAGAACCTTTCATTGGACACTTCGTTAAATACGTTTATACGAAACCATGCACACCTGTCCGGTTCTAAGTTCATGTGTCTTGAAGGAGGATGCGGTGCGTGCATCGTGAACGTATCCGGGCTCCATCCCGTTACAAAGGAAACTAAATCCTGGTCCGCGAACTCG TGCCTTTTGCCCGTCTTCGCTTGCCATGGTTTGGACGTCAAAACTGTCGAGAGTCTCGGCAACAAACGCGACGGTTACCACCCGATACAGGAGCGTTTGGCACACATGAACGGAAGCCAGTGTGGCTATTGCTCACCCGGCATGGTCATGACCATGTACAGCTTGATGAAATCGAAGCAGGGAGCTGTTTCGATGGAGGACGTTGAGAATGCGCTGGGTGGAAATATATGTCGTTGTACCGGCTATCGCCCGATTCTCGATGCGTTCAAGTCCCTTGCGTCGGTGTCCGAGCAAGAGCTGCCTGACATTGAGGAGCTTAAGATTTGTCCGAAAACGAACACCGCCTGCTCGGCCAAGTGCCCCGTGGCGGCCAGTCTCATCGAACCGGGACGCCCCGTGCACCTTGTGGCTGGGGATGATCGAGAGTGGCATAAGGTTTATACACTGGCGGAAATATTTGCCATCTTTAGTAAGATTGGAACACGGCCATATATGCTGCTGGCAGGAAATACAGCACACG GTGTCTACCGGCGTAGTGAGTCTCTGAAAGTGTTCATCGACATTACCTCAGTAGAGGAACTTCGCAACTACTTCCTGCGAACAGGAGAGCTGATCGTCGGAGCAAACGTTACACTGACCGAGTTCATTGAGATACTGGATAAAACCGCCAAAAAACGACCAAACTTTAGATACTGTGGAGAAATTGCTCGACACTTGCGGCTGATTGCAAACCCTGCAGTACGAAATGCTGGAACGATTGCAGGCAATCTGACCCTCAAGAATCAATACCCACAGTTTCCATCCGATGTTTACATTCTACTAGAAGCTATTGGAGCAAAATTAATTGTCG CTGACTCTCTGGCAACGTACCAGGCAAAAACTGCGCAGGAATATTCACAGATGGACCTGACGAAGAAGTTGCTGAAAGTTGTATCACTTCCCCTTACTGACTCGTTCAACACGGCTTTCCGATCGTACAGGGTGGCACCACGTGCTCAAAACGCTCACGCTTACGTCAATGCAGCGTTTCTACTACGAATGGCCAGCGATAAAATGATTGTCAAGTCGGCTACACTCTGCTTCGGCGGTATCAATCCTAAA TTTACACACGCCTCTCGCACGGAAAAATTGCTTGCTGGTAAACAGCTTTTCAATAACACCACCATCCAGCAAGCGATCAACACACTTGCATCGGAGGTACAATCTGACTGGATCCTACCGGACGCTTCAGCCGAATATCGTAGCGGTCTTGCAGTTTCTCTCTTCTACAAGTTTCTGCTTAGCGTAGCGACGGATAACAATGTTCCGCTTGATCCTCGATTCCGATCAGGATCCGCTATGCTTCAGCGCCCCCTATCGTCCGGACAGCAGTACTACGATACGAACAAGAAAAACTGGCCCGTAACGAAATACGTCCCAAAGCTGGAGGGGCTGGCCCAGACTTCCGGTGAAGCGAAGTACACAAACGATTTTCCACCATTTCCTGGGGAGCTGTATGCCGCATTTGTTGTTGCAACGCAACTGAACTCAACCATCGGCAAGATTGATCCTACGGAAGCATTG AAACTGCCCGGTGTGGTAGCGTTCTACTCGGCGAAACACATCCCGGGAGTGAACAACTTCATGTCCGACGGTATGCACTTCTACTTCCCAGACGTGGAGGAGATATTCTGCAGTGGACGCGTACTGTTCCACGGCCAGCCGGTTGGAGTGATCGTGGCCGAGCGGTTCGATCAAGCAGTACGTGCTGCCAAGCAGGTGAACATCATTTACGAACGTATCTCCGACGAACCAATCTGCCCCACAATTAAGGCGGTGTTGACCCATCGATCCAAAGAACGGATTGTAAGCCAACCGGCCAGTAGCCGCACCAGCCAACAGGTAGACGTTCAAGTGTCGAAAAAACTGCAAGGAACCCTTGAACTAGCAGGACAGTACCACTACACGCTCGAGCCCCAaacgtgtgtctgtgtgccgATGGAAAATGGTATGGACGTCTACGCGGCAACGCAATTTATCGATCTGGTGCAGGTTGCGATCGCTGCTGCACTCAATGTGCCGGAAAACAGTCTCAACCTAACCGTGCGTCGCTTGGGCGGTGGCTTTGGTGCAAAGCTAACGCGTTCCTCTCACATAGCTTGTGCGTGCGCTTTGGCAGCCCATCTTACCCGACGACCGGTACGGTTCATCATGACCATTGAGGCCAACATGAGCACGATCGGCAAGCGGTACAGCTGCGTCAGCAACTATCAGGTAGAGGTTGATAGCAAGGGCAAGATACTAAAGCTTGCCAACAACTTCATGCAAGACTACGGCTGCAATCTGAACGAAAACGTTGTCGATGATGCAAAGGTAGTGTTCGGACTGTCGTACAATTCCAGCGCGTGGAAGGTGGAAGGCAGTTCCGTTCTTACCGATGCACCTTCCAACACCTGGATGCGGGCCCCGGCCACTACCGAAGGCATTGCCATGGTTGAAACAATCATGGAACACATCGCCTGGATCACTGGGGTCGATCCGATGCAGGTCCGGCTATCGAATATGCCGGCCGGCAGCAAGCTGGTTACGTTGATGCCTCAGTTCCGTAAGGATGTGGAGTTCGATAAGCGGAAGCAAGCAGTGGACGAATTTAATGCGAAAAATCGCTGGCGTAAGCGCGGCATCGCCATGGTTCCGATGCAGTTCCCATTGGTACATTACGGTGCTCTACATGCACAAGTGTCCATTTACGCGAAGGATGGAACGGTAGCGATCAGCCACGGGGGTATAGAGATTGGACAGGGAATTAACACCAAGGCGGCACAGGTTGCAGCCTTTACACTGGGTATTCCGTTGGAGAAAATTGCCATCAAACCTACCACCAGCATGACGTCCCCGAACGCCGCAATGACTGGAGGAAGTATGACTAGCGAGGTCGTATGTTAT GCCATTAAAAAGGCGTGCGAAATACTTAACACTCGCCTGCAACCCGTCAAAGACGAGCTTAAAGCTGCCCCATGGGAAAAGATCACCCAGACGTGTTACGCTCGCGACATCGATCTAAGCGTTCTTTATCAATACAAAAAGTCCGATCTTAAGCCATACAGCATCTGGGGGTTGAGTTGCGCCGAGGTGGAGATCGATGTACTTACCGGGCAGATAAAGCTTTCGCGCGTAGATATTCTCGAGGATACGGGCGAAAGCATCAGTCCAGGCATTGATGTCGGCCAGATCGAGGGAGCGTTCGTGATGGGGGTCGGCTATTGGCTAACGGAGGTCCTCGTCTACGATATGAGCAACGGTGCGCTGCTAACGAACCGTTCCTGGAACTATAAGCCACCGGGCGCGAAGGACATACCGGTGGATTTCCGCATTCGGCTCATACAGACCGGTGATAATCCGTACGGGGTGTTACGATCGAAGGCAACCGGTGAGCCAGCCTTAACCATGGCCATTGTGGTGGTGTTTGCACTGCGATATGCCTTGCGTTCAGCGCAGAAGGATGCCGGACGGCCGGATGATTGGATTGCGCTCGGATCAGCATCAACTCCGGATCAAATTTTCCTCAAAGCGTCTAACGCCTACGAGCAGTACAAGCTTAAATAG